In Herpetosiphon gulosus, one genomic interval encodes:
- a CDS encoding aldo/keto reductase, translated as MDYRDLGRTGWQISTIGFGAWAIGGDAWGKTDDATSLATIHTAIDAGVNFIDTADVYGDGHSERLIAQVLRERPGEIVVATKAGRRLNPHTAAGYNRQNLTAFVERSLRNLNTEALDLLQLHCPPTEVYSMPEVFEVLDNLVRSGKVRYYGVSVERVDEALAAIEYPNVQSVQIIFNLLRYKPIEQFFAAAKAKRVGILARVPLASGLLSGKITAATHFEASDHRNYNRHGESFDQGETFSGVDYATGLQAVEELRALVPIDASMAQFALRWILMFDAVTTAIPGAKTPEQMRANAAAAELTPLDAATMAQAQAIYDRLIRPLVHERW; from the coding sequence ATGGATTATCGTGATTTAGGTCGAACTGGTTGGCAGATTTCGACGATTGGCTTTGGGGCATGGGCGATTGGCGGCGATGCTTGGGGCAAAACCGACGATGCTACCTCGTTGGCCACAATTCACACAGCGATTGATGCTGGAGTGAATTTTATTGATACAGCTGATGTCTATGGCGATGGGCACTCCGAGCGTTTAATTGCCCAAGTGCTGCGTGAACGTCCAGGCGAGATTGTCGTAGCAACCAAAGCGGGTCGCCGCTTGAATCCACATACAGCGGCTGGCTATAATCGCCAAAACCTAACGGCTTTTGTCGAGCGTAGTTTGCGCAATTTGAACACCGAAGCCCTCGATTTGCTCCAACTGCATTGCCCGCCAACCGAAGTTTATTCAATGCCCGAAGTCTTCGAGGTGCTCGATAATTTGGTGCGGTCTGGCAAGGTACGTTACTACGGCGTGAGCGTTGAGCGCGTCGATGAGGCTTTGGCCGCAATTGAATATCCCAATGTGCAAAGCGTGCAAATCATCTTTAATCTCTTGCGCTACAAGCCGATTGAGCAATTTTTTGCGGCAGCCAAAGCCAAACGGGTTGGTATTTTGGCGCGGGTTCCGTTAGCTAGCGGCTTACTATCAGGCAAAATCACTGCTGCAACTCATTTTGAAGCCAGCGATCATCGCAACTATAACCGCCATGGCGAATCGTTTGATCAAGGCGAAACTTTCTCAGGAGTTGATTACGCCACCGGATTGCAAGCGGTTGAGGAATTACGGGCTTTAGTGCCAATCGATGCCAGCATGGCTCAATTTGCCTTGCGCTGGATTTTGATGTTCGATGCAGTGACGACGGCGATTCCTGGGGCCAAAACGCCCGAACAAATGCGAGCCAACGCCGCTGCTGCCGAGCTAACCCCGCTCGATGCCGCGACGATGGCCCAAGCCCAAGCCATTTATGATCGTCTGATTCGACCGTTGGTTCACGAGCGCTGGTAA
- a CDS encoding DUF2071 domain-containing protein, translating into MPILHNPITMQGQIDRCWLLTYRMPIDQFQALLPAELTATEYQGFGFWNIVICHVSHMRPWFAPHLLGFNYWHAAYRIYVNLKTPYGIDQGLYFVRSDCDQPLLAWAGNLVTNFNFHHTPIVVKSSAEQTSISVDSSVAAATIKINQQKPAQLASDSIFDSLEQAAAYLKYPPRGIAISKPGQANIVRIERDEAAWQHQLRHVEQADFQWLKHYSVQPEICYEIQPIAYRWLRGYRRKVLLNQQ; encoded by the coding sequence ATGCCGATTTTACACAACCCAATTACGATGCAAGGCCAAATCGATCGCTGCTGGCTTTTGACCTACCGCATGCCGATTGATCAATTTCAGGCCTTGCTACCAGCCGAATTAACCGCCACCGAATATCAAGGATTCGGTTTTTGGAATATTGTGATATGCCATGTTTCGCATATGCGTCCGTGGTTTGCACCTCACCTCTTGGGGTTTAACTACTGGCATGCCGCCTACCGCATTTATGTCAATCTAAAAACTCCATATGGTATAGATCAAGGCTTGTATTTTGTACGGAGCGATTGCGATCAGCCACTATTAGCATGGGCTGGTAATTTGGTAACTAACTTCAATTTTCATCATACGCCAATTGTTGTTAAAAGTTCTGCTGAGCAGACCAGTATTTCAGTTGATAGTTCAGTCGCCGCAGCCACTATCAAAATCAATCAGCAAAAACCAGCCCAACTTGCCAGCGATTCAATCTTTGATAGCCTTGAACAAGCTGCGGCGTATCTCAAATATCCGCCGCGAGGGATTGCGATTAGTAAGCCAGGCCAGGCCAATATTGTACGGATCGAGCGCGATGAAGCAGCTTGGCAACATCAACTGCGCCATGTTGAGCAAGCTGATTTTCAATGGCTCAAACACTATTCGGTGCAGCCTGAAATTTGCTATGAAATTCAGCCGATTGCCTATCGCTGGTTGCGCGGCTATCGACGTAAGGTCTTACTGAACCAGCAATGA